In Mytilus edulis chromosome 3, xbMytEdul2.2, whole genome shotgun sequence, the genomic window ttttttttgaggtAACGATATTTACGTAGACTACAAAAAAGTCTATCAACTTCTAAATTGCCATGATTCTAAACAACTTGTGAAAAAAGATAAGATGGAAGTGGATAAACAATCAGCATCATGCACTATTCTTATAAGAAATGTATAAATACTGCATCAGATTAAAAGCgatctttcaaataaaaaatcgAATTTGGCAACAGAAAtgaaatttatagatattaaagatatttcaaaatcacTGACAGCTTATTTCTTTGAACAAAGAAagttaaatgaaatgaaattccGATGTAATGTTACGAATATGTGTAAATTTAAATTTCAGAGTTAATGACATAGGCATTATCAATGATAAATTTATTCCAATGCGAATTGCGAGTAATGGAAACATAATCTGGAATCCATCAGGCATATACGAAGTGAGCTGTGAATCTGACATCACGTACTACCCTCTGGACACACAACAATGTACAGTAAAGATAAGTTCCTGGGCTTATACTTCCGGAGAAGTTTCACTAGACTTTGGACCTGAATCTGTAGACCTCAGTTTCTATTCGGCAAATGGTGAATGGGATCTAATTTCTGCATCAAGTAGCAAATCAGGTTCCAAATCAAGAGGAGGAATTTCGTTTTCTAGTCTCACTTATTCAATCACGCTCCAGCGCCGTCCGATGTTCCACATCATTAACACCTTGTTCCCTGTTGCATTGATGGCAGTTTTGATTGCTATGGTGTTCAAGCTGCCGGTGGATTCAGGAGAGAAAATAGGTTTCTCATTGACCGTTTTATTAGCCTATGCTGTATATCTGACCATGATTTCGGACAATATTCCCAGTACCTCTGTCCATATATGTTACCTCTGTAAGTAATACTTATGCGGTGAACATATTAAGTTATAACATATTTCTTAAGTATCCTTTGTTACTTTTTCTTGAATTTTTCTCAACAAAAGAATTATATATGACAAGTGTTGTAAATGGTCCTCTTAATTTGCAAAAAGAAAATAACACGTGTACTGTTCCATCTAAAATCAGAAAGGAAAACGGTAAAACATTTTGTACTGTAAGACAGCGAGGGATAATAAATCATCAAATAGCATCTTTCAGATTTTCAGAAGATATTTCGTGTCAGCTATCCgtcatatttttgaattttgttttacatatgaAAGGTATTTGGGTTTACGTCAATGAGACATCAAACCAACGGCACCAAAAAGACATTAAATATATGTACTTGTGGCCTTCAGGGttcttttaaagttaaaatgcaGGCATTGCAACCCTTTATTATCTTTCTTTTAGATCTATTTCCCAATAATTAAATTTGATCAGGAAccctttttttaattaatattttacaaCAAAAAGTTTCTTCAATCATTTGATAGTAATTCTACTAAATAATTGTTGTACGGGCTACAAGCAACTCGCTCATAAAAAGGATAACAGTAATCAGCAAAAATGCTTTGCAGAACAACCTACCACTTCAATCATAAACAGCGGACTCCTGTAAAGAAATTACATAATTTTGACGTTACCCTAGTAGATCGTTGTTCACGTTTGATTGTACCAAAAGACGGATCGAAATGAAAATTTCGCAATTTTAGCGTGTTAATGATGTCACAGTGACatagtaaaaaatatatttctgtaaTTAAAATGCCagatatgttatttatttatcaaaataattgattttgtttcaaacattacttgtctggcgtacacaattatgATCCAGGTATCTATGATAGTTTATTGAAAGCCACTGATTTCAAATTCAAGATACAGAATTGGCACACTGTTGTGGTCAgcttgttttatatatttatgttttgacAGTATTGTTAAATAAATACGAatgaaattgataaataaaaaacaaaacaaaaatcctaAATTTTGTTGATAACCAATATGAATGCAACTTTTTATCATTTGTTCATATAGGTTTATAATATTTGTATACAAACAATAATGGAATATAGATATAGATTCATATTACCGTTAAAGTTACAAATGAAAAGGGACattgagtaaaaacaaaaaaagataccATTTTCTTTCATAAGAGATTTCAACGTATTAATGATACTATTTTGGCCATAACTAACGCATTGAAGACATTTAAACTTATATAATTTGATATCATTTTGTAAAACTGGTTATTATTTTATATTCCAGCTATATACCTTGTATTTATTCTAACACTTGGAGCTACATCAGTTGTCCTTACAATCATTGTTCTCAGTCTTCATTTCAAATCAAAGGAAGATGAAATACCACAATGGGTTAAAACCATGACAAAGAAATGTCTTCTCAAAATTGCTGGCATGCAAAGTTGTTGTAAATGTTGcgagaataaaaacaaaaacgagGTTGAAGTTCTGACACAGACGGCCATAGCAAATatgagaaaagaaaagaaaggtcATCCTCAATTTGTTGAAGCAGTCAGTGCAATGGACAACGAGTTGACCTGGGAAAAACTATCCAAAATAATGGACAAAGTGTTTTTTAACATTTACATTGCCATGATTGTAATAGTCACTGTGATGTTGTTCTTGGCAATATTCGTCAATTACTATACGTCTTAAATGACAGTTTTGattatattattgaaaaagaCTGAAGTAATTGACACAAAGAATGAATTAAATAAACATTGATctgaaatttttgataaaaagctATATTTATATTTACTACCTTCACTGAAACCTAATATCTGATGTCAAACTCAATTTACAAATAGGATGCCGTTTAATTTGTTCTAATAAAACATTAGGACAGAtgtataacaataaatattttttaatgtttgttgTGTAACTAAATACTTCAGAATGAACACAGTTTTTAACCTAATATTTTCAACGTATTTACAAGATTCAATATGTTGAAAGCTGCTTTTTTGTCAAGCTATCGCAACGAATGTATTTCAGTTAAATACTCTGTATACGTTTTTAACTGTTCGCATCTAGCTCAATAGTGCAAGTGCAAAATGTAAAGCGTGCTTTCATTTGTTTCTTTAACTCTAATTAGCCCATTGAACTAAGTGAGCTATTATCTTCAACTGTCGTACgtaaaccttaaaaaaaataccagggcaattattgatttttattcgtctgttttttttttatattttgtcatctAAAGACTACCTTGCGAAATGTTTTTGAAACTTCAGAATGTAAACGAGAACAAATTCATCCCACGCTACATTTTTCAAAAGTTGTGTACTTGTAAAATGTAGGGGTATGTTTGGCAGTTGAATAATTCAGGCTCCAAGAGTCTCTTGTTTCtacatacaaaaaatatactCGCTAATTTCCTAATAAATGTATAAGTTAGAATTTGCTTTTTCGGAATGCAAAacatttttagtattattttcGAAAGCATACACCTGACGTTATGATTGGTCAATGCCGTAAAAAACTTAtgaatattcatatttatattataatattgttttgtAATTAGAGTATAAACTTGCTCTTATTCTGTAGAATTACTTCCTTATTGAATCATTTATTTAATATGAGGATGTTTCCCTATTTTTTTTGTTGACGTATGACCAAAAGATTATGTTGGTATATTTCGAATTGAACAATATGATTGCATTTGAATCTTAAAGGTTTCTTTCCTGAAagagttatttttttgtttttcgatGCAGAGGTATAGTTTTATTTAACGATAGGCAGGTGTCGTACAATTACAACAGGTCTTTATGTACTGTTTTTACTAATTTTGCTTCATATCTTGATCTTTTCCTTGACTTCAAAATAGAATCTATGAAAAACGTGatgatttcaaaattttctaATTGTCATCTTCCCATTTCTCATCGTATAGCATTTACATATATCTGTACGTTCGTGCATGTTAATATTATATGTGACTTTATTCCTGAATTAATTTCCCTATCCGTCTCATTTCTTGgcctttctttttcttttaattcgTGCAATTTCAACAGGTCTTTAGGAACTACTTGAACTGATTTTTCTAAGTTTGCCTCATATTTTGATCTTTTCCTCGACTTCAAACTAGATTTCAATTTCTCATCGTATGGCATTTACATTTATCCGTACGTTCgtgcattttattattttatgaacTTCATTACCACAGGTATAATCCTTACACAAAAACTGAATTACGAGAAAGAACGACTGAAATAGAAACTACACGTATATAGTTTTTACTGTAAGCTGGTTCTCAGCTGACTACTACACTTTGTTCATAGACAGCCGGTGAGATTCGATCTATTGTAGAATCTGATTAGTCATCCAATCAAATTACGAGTATTATACCGCACTTCCCTTTGTAAACTTAAATTTActgtcaaatccacagttgacatATCTTGATAGCCATCAGTCGAAAGTTTTGATTTTTGTATGACGTCACTTTTGACATGACGTCGatgtgccaaaatcattcatgaaatttAGTGGAATTTCATTTGATTACAAATTGATACTTTTTTCAATGtctattttctgtttgaaatgCATTGGTTTATATAAATTAGAATAGGAATATATTTTACGCATTGATTTTATGCTTCAAGCAAAAAGATACAtggttttctttttgtttacattttcggATATTGTACATAGCTATGTAACAAAGTACCGTAAAATCTCGTTAAAATCTCCAGGGCAAATTTTTCCCCATCAAGATTGGGCCGTACCGGTGGTTTGAGTGAAGCATAATACAAGCGGATTCCAGTTTAGTCACTATTAAGAATTGGTTGACCAATACGAAGTGTCCTTGTCTCAACTCACTAGCGACATGTTTTCGCGATCTTAGATCTCCAGATACTATAGTAAAGTCGTCTGATTTTGTTTCTGTGCTATTCCTGattcaattctttatttacaCTCAGACACAAAACATGTGTTACATGAGGACAAATTACATATCAAATACAATAAATGACAGAATAGACAGGAAACTAATAACAAAAGTGTACTTTCTAAAGATCACAGAACTTGTAAGATACTTGCATCTTACTAAATTAAGGTAGATAGTTTCTTGATAAATATAGTTAAATTATGCAATAACTGATAGTGACACAATGACAGCATCTTTTGCATTTTCAGTACAGATGGGTATGTTGTATAatatttcggtatatatttctTCCGAAGTGCAGTGATAGTCCTATTATTACATACACATAaataatgatattcgtcaccaaTACATTCATTACATAAGGTACATACGCGATCGGTTCTGGCGATGTTGTACCATCTGCCAGTTTCCATAGGAATTTTAAGATTGCATGTTCACAGTTTTGAAATCCATATTCTTTTATCCTTATCCTCTGGAAGTAAATAGTTTTCAAGACCAAACTGAGTTTTAAATAACTTATACTATTCGCCACGAGACAAGTTATCGATATTACTGAACCACTTTTAAGACACTGATCTCGAAGAATCTGTTTTATAACAGGTTTGATAGTTAAATAATCAAGTATTGGTTGAAAAACATTTAACCCAATCCTGAGTTGTCAAATATAGATTTTACAAATGACACCCATTTAAATTCACAAATACCATCAgtatgtaatttaaaaataaacttataCATAGAACTActaagtttgttttcatttttagccattctACTCCAAAACGATAACATtcttaattttactttaatttctaGTGGAAACTTTTCTAATATTCCATATACCATAACATTTGGAGTACTTGATCTCACATTTAAAATTCTCTTGCAAAATTGTAGATGAACTTTTTCAATTATATCGATGTTTTCAAATCCCCATATTTCTGATCCATACAATAAAATAGGTTCTACAAGATAATCAAACAATTTGAGTTGTAAATCAATGGGTAAATGTAAATTTCTAATCTTTGTATACGCAGCAAAAAGTGCCTTTTGCGACTGTTCTTCAAGCTTTTTCTTTGCACAAACAAATGACCCATTATAATATAGCAAAAGACCAAGGTATGCATAGCTATCTACAATTTAAAGAGATGAACCATaaagtttaaaatcaaaatccATTCTCGTTTTTCTTTACACCATCACTTTAGTTTTACCAATATTCACACTAAGTTTTCACATTTCACAAtagttttcaaaaacattttgcattttatcaaaattatcagcaaaaataacagtatcatctgcatataacaaaacaaaaatttctaaaaatacatgtaattcaTTATAACATTTTTCTTTGATTAAATTTAGTGGTAAAACATGAAGTTCTCTGAAGTAATCTTCTAAGTCATTTCAGAATATGGGggaaaaaaaagggaaaagatTTTCACCCTGACGAACTCCAACCATAAAAGGGATGGTATCTAGTTTATACAAATACTATTAGTacattcaatttttgattttcatGACATTACTTGTCAATGATTGTATCTCTACAGTATAATGATGTACAATCGAAAATATGTTAGACAATTCTTTAATATATTAACAATCTATTAAGTATCAGTCACTATCTTAGCAAATTTGAATCTAGCttgcatcaaaataaatattagttTGAAATAAAAAGTACTTGCTGTACAAAATGATTTCAGTTATAAAGCTTAAAATGTGCATTCtgtatgtgttttgtttttaattttttaataatttgattaaGAAATCTTTTCATGAACAGTATTTCAAAGTGGACATTATTGTCCCAATGAAATATTGTCAGTGGGAAAAAATTGCATATACATATTGTCAAAGGACAGTATTTCATAGTGCAATATTGTCATGGACAAAATTTCATAATGCAATATTGTACAAAAGGAGCTGACGAAATTTCATGGACAAGCAcattattttataatgaaatattgtcTGGGAAATATTCCATTACAAAATAGTTTCCGTAGactatattttatatgaaattttgtcCGACTGACAATATTTCATGGGggacaatattttatgttacatgAACACCTTTTACACATGTCAATTAGTTTTGAACCAAATTTTTTAAACTCAATAGACTTTTAATCCGCTGAAGATCTTTGTAAAGGAATATTGTAGTCtaataaaaaattgtaagaaTACATAATTTTAAGTGTATCTAGTCCTGATCatcatttaaatctaaaatatcaAACAGTGTATTATCAGGAACTATAAAATCAGGCATTGTTGAAGTTCAAGCATTAAAATCACCAAGCAATATTGTAGAACTAGCATTTTCGGAAAATTGCATCATTTCTGTTTCAATTTCAGAAAACGCATTATCAGTGGAATACTTAGAGTACTCAGGGGAAATATAGACTCTTCCAACTAAAATATTGACCCGTAACCCAGTTAATTCCGGGGAAATTTCAAACCACTGAACATTGTCGGAATCAGTatctaaaaatttcaaatgtttggcaaAAATTTTCTTAAATGCTAATACAGTGCCGTCTGACTTTCTTTCGAATTTTTTTCTGCGTTTTGCATAGTAAGAATAATTTACAGGTAGTACCTTCACTTCGCAAAATGAAAGAATGTCATATTGATTAATAATATCACAAAAGTCATTGTTCAATAACTTGGATTTTAATCCACACACGTCAACAAAGGAGAATCGTAATGACTGTTCATGTGTGTCTGGTGTGTTGTCATAGTGCCCGTGTACATGTTGTTCAGGGGTACACCACGGGGCGGAGGCTCATACGGTTAGCCATCACCAATGAATCGATTATATACAATTCTAGCGTTTCTACGGGCCCTTTGAAACTCTTTTAACTTCGGTACTAATGCCCGTCTACGATCATTAGTTTCTGCGGGGTACTGCTGCTGGACTGAGTAACGTgacttatgttttaatttttctgGGACTGCTCGAAGAACGCGCTGGTGGTCATCGTACTGTGAAAATCTCGCAATAATATTTCTAGGTTTTCCGTTATTTCGTGGTCTGAGTCTATGAACATTCTGAAAGGCAATTGTGTTTGCGTCTCGGATTTCAAGTTCAGTTGCGATAATGTGTTTTATTACACTTTCATTGTCTTCTTTTGGATTCATTATCCTGCTCTTTTATGCCACTTAAAATCAGGTTATATTTCATTGAATGTGTGTGGAGCCTTAGAAATTGTTCTTTAAGTTCAAAGTTTTCCTTTTAAAGATATGTGTTGACTTGTTCCATTGACTTTACTCGATCTTCTATGATGTGATGGTGATTTTCTTCTTTTGTCAACGTACGTGCTTGTTGTTCTTGTGATgctttaatgttatttatttcaattttcatatctTTCGTgttcttttcaaatatttggagTTTTTTGCTGATATCTTCTAATAAGTCAAGTTTTTGTAACTGCTGGTGTATAAATGTGTTagaattgttcacatttttgATTCATAATACTCATGCTTGAAAAAAATCATCTGTATTGCGACATTGGGGTCTGAATTAATTGGTATGGTAGCAGTTCATGTAGGCAGCCCTGAATTACAAGGAGCTATCTGTGGACACGGCATTGGAGACTGAGAGATGCGTTGAGGCTCATGAATCGGTGTACTTTGCAGAGGATAAGGCGGTACCGGGGGTCTCTGAAATGTGGATTTACTAAAGTGCTGAGAATTAGGTTCTGCAAATGAAACTGCAGCTGTAGGACCAATATTTTCATGTAAAGACTCGTGTGTTTCGGAAATTACTTGCGACAAGTCCATTGTTTTGTTTTGGTCTAGTGTTTTTGACGCCGCCATTTTCGTATTTGTTTTCTCCGATGAGGTCAAACCTGTTTTTTATGAGTTGTTTCTTCGACGTCTGTTGTTATTTTTTCCCATTAAACCAGTAACTATGTCCAATATCCCATTTTGAATATATTAAGCACAAGAATGTTAATGTATCTCACTAGTATCATGGTGAAATTATAATTTTCGTTCTCCCACTACTGACGTGGACCCTATCTATtccgcatttttttttatcactgatAGTGACACATTTACTGAATTTGAGTGGCGTGTGATATTTATATATGACAGGCTTACCCTGGCGATGCATCCAATCTTGCTCCTTTGGTGTTCATGAGATTCCCTCAGTTTCTGCTAGTTACCTTAATTTGTCTCTtccttaaaggagtaggttcagtaagacccctttttggccccaaaataaggcagttttgcaaaattgtgaaaatgtaatcgtttagctattttttggaaagaagaatgcttctgctacataaacatgtgctgtttttgacaatacaatgtacatatatcgtgtactagcatcataaagtcatgcttaattactgaaatcttcacaattataacattttagttaaattttagacggtttccgtcttaaatgaaagtggccgcattcgtgttcattcataatattgaaatgtaagttgtatttgatgataatacataacatatataaaggttgaggatgaacacggatgcggccactttcatttttgacgaaaaccatctgaaaagtgacgttttttggcatatttgatagatttttcacatttaagcttcaatcggagcgtttttaatgactgaatcagttaaaatcttttacataaactaatcgaatcaattgaaatagacacttaagtgtttaaaaagtgtcataaatatctcgttagatgaaactgaaatttggggccaaaatcggcccttaccggacctactcctttgatctCCATATAAATTAATGCAAATCAAATTATATTCACTgtggatttttgattttttatggtTGAACTCAAATCATACAAGCCTACAGAAAATGTGAACGTCGTTGAACATTTGAAGTCGAAGTCGTTTACCTTGTTcatgattttttgaaaataagtacTGAGCATAGTACTTAGTGTTACTAATTTTATTcaacttaaagtcatatgaaacgagtaaCTAGTGACAAATAATGTTAATCCAatttttgaaccaatgcatgcatatacCATAAActtcttctgtgcacgattttatcattttgtacgcatccatttcgtataatcgtcaaaaaatattttactgaCAGTGTTGTTGTGgaaatatggcagctaattaatgATCGTGTTTTGCAGCCGAAGTTAACCGATTTTGACCTTTGTatacaatcaacaaagaagcatggataatCAAGGTAAGCACGTGTATGACATGTACACTCAGATATAGTTTATTTTGATGACGGACCGATGTTTACGTTTGGTATTCCCCTTCGCACTTGCGTATtacgatcaccggatttttaagAGAAAGGTCACGCTAAGGTAACTGCATACGGAAAACATGACGGCGAGTTGTTGGCTGGAAACTAACAATTAAAAACAAgtaaatttcatttaaatttggaCAAACTatagaattttcttcagaaataagtatatgtacataagttttataataaaaactagccatttagttataaaaaaacataggcatcattttttttaatttgaagtttcatatgactttaacacttggaatttccatatgttttttttagttgGGCGCCATTGATGACTCTTACGAAGGCTACACCCGCGTtggacgtactaaattataaatcaGGTATCTGACGAATTtgatcattgaaaaaaaaaatatttatggtgttgaatagaaaatatttataCAGTCGTCGTGTTGTCacatatgtaaatgtatataacagaaaCATATTGATGTGACTGCACGGTAagtacatgcatttattattCTTAACGACTGACACAAAAGCTGATATGCAAGGTTTTCCATCTAAATGCAGTGAAGTCATGCCCTGCTTTATTAACCCGGTTAAAGCTGACGAGGAAAAGCATCAAATGAAAGCTATAACGCCAAGTTGGCCCAGTGTTTTAGGAGATTAAACGTGCATGCGGAATGGCCACGATGTCACAGACACAGGGGTTCAAAATCCATTGCAGGAAGAACACAAACTTGCTTACTCGAATTTGTACATTTGACATTGTTGTTGTAGATTTACGAAGATTATGCAATTTTTGGATTTAGCCCTGCACCACTGTCgttacagcccgtaacagagtagtgatagaattcgcgtttctttaccgtcagaataagttacgttatcgacaaacttattacagaagtgacataatttaattttcttcatcgactaaatatttcatgtccaacgtgtaaaATTTCgttgtttaagtcgaagtttttttaacacagtaaaacattttttataatcaacctctgtcattggcattttcattttaacggtaaaggatcaaatacgggatcttcgaaatttctatcatttcttacgaggaaatcattattgaatcgaacatatgtctttgttcatgacacatattatgaaatacaaaggagttgaaatgatcaaatactttcgaactgacggaaacaaaaatacataatctagaatgtgtgttctgtcataaacaatggcttcgtcgtgcgaatcgacgagatcatgttacatgtaactgatcttagctgtagaaacagttcgtgcgacctcgataaaatctttatcaatttaatatataagtcacatccactgtttctactgtaaacatgaactcgtcggttagtgcaatgaagacacttttaaagattggGATTGTAggtttattctttacaccttcgaggtataaaaattatttcagtgtttatttaaagttaaatttattttcaaatcttttctgtttaaaattgtcgaaaattccgtttaagatttctgtggAAAACTGTCTAGTCTAtagttaggaccattttataataaatacccttttgtacaagAATTATTTATAGAAGTAAagatctgctggttatagatttgtgtttataactttcattattgtgacgacgcgctatgaaattcagattaatttataaatgaagttgtatataaatttttggtcataaacacaaatcttttaaacagttcgacgagtgcgtcaatgttacagtagtctgtttactgtaagttactaagcttggcccgattcatctgtcatttatggaaactaattcaccactttctgagacattcatttttatttcaccatcagacatggagctacatttgtaactaaaggaaaactctcaaattaaagaaatttgacatgatatactgaaactttcttataatcaattaaatgactgcttttcttagatatgtgatttttcatgttcaaactttttcattgttcacggacattttgagattttttattgtaaaaaaatggtgttttttaaaggaatcaacattcaaaatttagaacttcatgaacatgtacaggaagctgaattattgcacatctatgtactacttaaagttgtacttcgatctgttgcgtccttaaaatgttctgaccgtcctaagatttaatgtacggaaatgtttcggtaaattaaattcaaatccgaattgaagattatgacacacaaaaagagaaaccagaatctcttgatgaccaaacgtatgtacacgttggggcgatttagagcttttcagaaggagtgagattccacccttgttgaaagccttgtggagacctctagatttttaaattccctccgtttttctcatggatggagtgtggtctctctgtaaattaccccatatcttttcattttcctatttaccgaaggttccatgtgaaaatttccattggatcatatctgttaaactaaatgtacaaaacaggctcaagaaaagtcgaaatttctttttcaaacttgAACTAGAAATCCAAATATTCTCTGTGTGTGCCATTGCAAGAAATAGTTTTGCTCGTTATTTTGtcttattaaaaataaatctcaacaaaattttcccgtttaaactgtactagaaaaaagtttggcatgtgaaacggacgaagacatattctaacagaagtacaaataccagtcctcccttttgtgtatacatatgagaaaacatttcaaagttattgattgaattcaaatccatcacacatacggtacacattgtagtccgaaaaaataaaggacttcattcctatcaaacacctttttaattgtttaccagtatattttttttagttttgggtaaaattgttaaggaaataatactatcaagacgtccttcaataaatcttttttttctgttctgactttgaagaaatgactacttttcgcccaatcgaaatggtgcatggacatattttgtttcatattattagaattagaattattttcaatagattatcgacacatgaaagtttgtcagcattgt contains:
- the LOC139514900 gene encoding neuronal acetylcholine receptor subunit beta-3-like translates to MICDRLHIMTLTKLILLITLIAFPATRGDTGPGPGGPGPDKPVYSTSLETSLRRELFTGYEVLQRPRENVRIFISLTILTVNDLNIKDQSLSISGYLTVVWQDSRLDWSNSSTTSQDFTNVKFLFSTEEYVWRPALIIENSVNDIGIINDKFIPMRIASNGNIIWNPSGIYEVSCESDITYYPLDTQQCTVKISSWAYTSGEVSLDFGPESVDLSFYSANGEWDLISASSSKSGSKSRGGISFSSLTYSITLQRRPMFHIINTLFPVALMAVLIAMVFKLPVDSGEKIGFSLTVLLAYAVYLTMISDNIPSTSVHICYLSIYLVFILTLGATSVVLTIIVLSLHFKSKEDEIPQWVKTMTKKCLLKIAGMQSCCKCCENKNKNEVEVLTQTAIANMRKEKKGHPQFVEAVSAMDNELTWEKLSKIMDKVFFNIYIAMIVIVTVMLFLAIFVNYYTS